One stretch of Pieris brassicae chromosome 8, ilPieBrab1.1, whole genome shotgun sequence DNA includes these proteins:
- the LOC123713028 gene encoding phosphatidylinositol 4-kinase alpha isoform X1, whose amino-acid sequence MDENDFFRQTVQHLARCLSSLNPTPWEKVNTLFMLCPQVSSPFVVTSRSQEASIALGLYFLQSGLQHQEKLLPYFLKVLKCLTNAQFQEPMCRIKSGDRIPMSEKFSFCLNTLLSDVASKNPSLREEIITAQIELMSNLTKIVITCFESKDYNNTSKLQLCKSTVPILIGLARSMGRYPTVEPSLLCRLFPQPSSPVRSKEPEPNFEYATLDKKRRFNQFRPIIPRSLSGNLNPNTETIIENGSDTVDSGRGTLKRSSLQSYHSVPYDPTTYFFHKFGSSFNQFPYMRFPESPEKRIGVPFYVTYLQSILSLAKKLLTRDLLAFLDEEAEDIHASGQIQVFPYKSFSETLNLVMVTLLRDILQNQKDLPGPFTKDVQEFVKCLFLSGQTELQSRHHDASEKEDRETNFATVNKFKVNVMANSACVDLLVWAIGDETVDDDYDVPALINALTILIGADSLCGRLTEKINSNHNHKLILAHMPLLMVCLEGLGKLATKFPTIANTSIYCLRDFLVTPSPILFKLHKLELERSGKDHIKVSVQTKEPGVTDTGAPTKSTPFEKLRDAAIENLCVALDAALSVDPYCVPALVGSVSNRLFTAETSDSESSLISTNIVIMLGHVAVALKDTPKTTETILQFFQQRLCRSPSSLDTLIVDQLGCMALASPEGPAHDEIMRMFTVITVEAASASYQHTDDRKQYRHVSGAVLNALANIAANVRGTNARHELLIRLLELFVQLGLGGERATDRSPAPVLKASGSAGNLGVLIPVIAVLVKRLPPIRNPKPRLHKLFKDFWLYCVVMGFTAAESAMRKRLWPQEWYAGVKEIAAKSPYLVSQTSLRSEMRTYQYTSAVRNDSVSINELQELKTQILNLLDHQPDVTVIVNKLTFAPCMYLLSVYWLESLRVSNSPEPSLQPIIEYLSDTALQKEKSGMWQCVASVGDKVFQKFLDVMSAKVKDESRERELELHAQFLLVNFNHIHKQIRRVADKWLAGLVDRFPHLLWNCRVLWSMLDILQVLSFSLDLDENQETPLLKVPDTDFTLQLQDTLEGRESIVKDFADRCHGIVQEAMKWAPQSTRSHLQEYLNQVPNSTLWHHCGLALAINALLGAAGLNRMSAPLPRAALDKRPPCVTQDSAALLAVVSQRSRYVGEVAGSVSAEGGGEAALWRVGSRLLTTLKEASSSGSETAHRIALWRCTALLVHATTFSTGASSASSTARSLLHSVAWSQVDIFTEDAVTSAVECWQWLTTSRPDLELRLMQEIFAAWQSTVDRKMGLFSKQITEISPLAAYEGAKLEPRPPFVAPHGVWVRYLCEVAETAKYNSLEKVEMLASLLHRTLPITVGDVRDHINRHVDAVGVRFKLLSCGLSLLQGDILPRSLARNILRERVYSACLDYFCRGLQCPSKGSRELREDIISLIKFWQLMHSDKKYLKSSDIGADFELMHGPSNQSLYTSNSPTDNRSSVNSNDIGNRQTTGWINTVPMSTTTLSSGAGSIAGKRSNRSVKPPAKSQDPFVKDYVRKRNLILELMAVEIEFLVTWHNPHSRPEQAIPGEDNITTWRSKPNTERTWRDYTKLAWEISPTLAVFLPERLKNDSIVSEIKRKVQSHPTSVCHVPQALKYLVTTETLLNDAHELVHMVTWARVSPVEALSYFSRQYPPHPLSAQAAVSTLTSYPSSAVLLYIPQLVQALRHDTMGYVSELIKSLAKKSQVVAHQLIWNMHTNMYTDEEMHNKDTALYDILEALTKNIVDCLSGPAKAFHEREFDFFSQITNISGIIRPYPKGAERKAACLEALKNVKVQPGCYLPSNPDSMVIDIDYKSGTPMQSAAKAPYLARFRVRKYGISEMETVAMAIASGEDPPTEEGKDRYTSIAQETWQAAIFKVGDDVRQDMLALQVISLFKNIFQQVGLNLYLFPYKVVATAPGCGVIECVPNARSRDQLGRQTDIGMYEYFIATYGDEATREFQAARRCFVTSMAAYSVIGFLLQIKDRHNGNIMLDTDGHIIHIDFGFMFESSPGGNLGFEPDIKLTDEMVMVMGGKMEAPAFRWFCELCVQAFLAVRPYQEAIISMVSLMLDTGLPCFRGQTIRQLRSRFAPNSTEKEAAAYMQSVIRNSFLNFRTRTYDMIQYYQNQIPY is encoded by the exons ATGGACGAAAACGATTTCTTTAGACAGACAGTCCAACACTTAGCGAGATGTCTTTCCTCCTTGAATCCAACACCTTGGGAGAAG GTGAacacattatttatgttatgtcCTCAAGTCAGCTCACCATTTGTGGTAACTTCAAGGAGTCAGGAAGCTAGCATAGCACTTGGTCTTTACTTCCTTCAGAGTGGATTGCAACATCAAGAAAAACTCTTGCCTTATTTcctaaaagtattaaaatgtcTTACAAATGCACAATTCCAGGAACCTATGTGTAGAATTAAGTCTGGCGATC GAATCCCTATGTCTGAGAAATTCAGCTTCTGTTTAAATACACTTCTCTCAGATGTTGCATCAAAAAATCCATCTCTACGTGAAGAAATCATCACTGCTCAAATAGAGCTTATGTCAAATCTCACTAAAATTGTAATCACCTGTTTTGAAAGTAAAGATTACAATAATACATCAAAACTTCAGTTATGTAAGAGTACAGTGCCAATTCTTATAGGACTTGCAAGGTCTATGGGTAGATATCCAACTGTTGAACCATCTTTACTATGCAGATTATTCCCGCAACCTAGTAGTCCAGTTCGATCTAAAGAACCAGAACCTAACTTTGAATATGCTACATTAGATAAGAAGAGACGATTTAACCAATTCCGACCAATTATTCCTCGATCATTATCTGGAAATTTAAATCCAAATACAGAGACAATCATAGAAAATGGTTCAGATACAGTTGACAGTGGGCGTGGGACTCTAAAGAGAAGTTCTTTACAAAGCTATCACTCAGTACCTTATGACCCTACAACATATTTCTTTCATAAGTTTGGATCTAGCTTTAACCAGTTTCCATACATGAGATTTCCTGAATCTCCAGAAAAGAGGATTGGTGTCCCATTTTATGTAACATATCTACaatcaattttatcattaGCAAAGAAATTGTTGACAAGAGATTTATTAGCATTTTTGGATGAGGAGGCAGAAGATATTCATGCATCGGGACAAATTCAA GTATTTCCATACAAGTCATTTTCTGAAACATTAAATCTAGTCATGGTAACATTGCTACgtgatattttacaaaaccaaAAAGACCTACCAGGACCATTTACAAAGGATGTACAg gaatttgttaaatgtttgttcCTAAGTGGTCAAACAGAGTTACAGAGTAGGCACCATGATGCTTCTGAGAAGGAGGATAGAGAAACAAACTTTGCTActgtgaataaatttaaagtcaaTGTTATGGCTAATTCAGCCTGCGTTGATCTCTTAGTATGGGCTATTGGAGATGAGACAG TGGATGACGACTATGACGTGCCAGCCCTTATAAATGCtcttacaatattaatag GAGCGGATTCACTTTGTGGTCGATTGACAGAGAAAATTAATTCCAAtcataatcataaattaatcttGGCTCACATGCCATTGCTCATGGTTTGCTTAGAG GGTCTCGGTAAATTGGCAACAAAATTCCCTACTATAGCAAATACTTCAATTTATTGTCTCCGAGATTTTCTCGTCACTCCATCTCCTATTCTGTTTAAACTCCACAAGCTAGAACTAGAAAGATCTGGGAAAGATCATATAAAAG tttcagTTCAAACCAAAGAACCCGGAGTAACAGATACGGGTGCACCCACAAAGTCAACTCCCTTCGAAAAGCTTCGAGATGCAGCCATAGAGAATCTGTGTGTTGCTCTGGATGCCGCATTATCTGTGGATCCATATTGTGTTCCCGCGCTTGTTGGTTCTGTCAGTAACAGACTGTTTACCGCTGAAACTAGTGACAG tGAATCCTCGTTAATCAGCACAAATATTGTGATTATGCTGGGCCATGTAGCAGTTGCGTTAAAAGATACACCAAAAACTACAGAGACAATATTACAATTCTTCCAACAACG gTTATGCCGATCACCGTCTTCCTTGGACACGTTGATAGTGGACCAGCTCGGGTGTATGGCCCTTGCGAGTCCCGAAGGTCCAGCACACGATGAAATCATGCGAATGTTCACTGTTATCACGGTGGAGGCAGCCAGTGCTTCTTACCAGCATACTGATGACAGGAAACAATACCG ACATGTGTCCGGTGCGGTTCTAAACGCTCTTGCGAATATAGCGGCAAATGTAAGAGGAACAAATGCTCGACATGAACTATTGATACGTCTATTGGAATTGTTCGTTCAACTTGGCCTTGGAGGAGAAAGGGCTACGGATCGATCACCAGCGCCGGTTTTAAAAGCGTCAGGAAGTGCGGGAAATTTGGGTGTGCTTATTCCAGTTATAGCG GTTCTAGTCAAACGATTGCCACCCATAAGAAACCCAAAACCTCGATTGCATAAGCTTTTCAAAGACTTTTGGCTATACTGCGTAGTAATGGGATTTACAGCAGCTGAATCAG CTATGCGAAAGC GTCTATGGCCGCAAGAATGGTATGCGGGAGTAAAAGAGATAGCGGCGAAATCACCTTACCTTGTCTCTCAAACGTCGTTGCGTTCCGAAATGCGAACGTATCAGTACACGTCAGCTGTCAGAAATGACTCGGTATCAATAAATGAGTTGCAAGAATTGAAAACGCAGATTTTGAATCTGTTAGACCATCAACCGGATGTTACAGTGATTGTTAATAAGTTGACGTTTGCGCCGTGTATGTATCTACTCAGCGTTTATTGGCTGGAATCCTTaag agtATCCAACTCACCAGAACCAAGTTTACAACCAATTATTGAGTATTTGAGTGATACAGCACTACAGAAAGAAAAGAGTGGTATGTGGCAATGTGTTGCCAg cGTTGGCGATAAAGTATTCCAGAAATTCTTGGACGTCATGTCGGCAAAGGTTAAAGATGAATCTCGAGAAAGGGAATTGGAGTTGCACGCGCAATTTTTGCTTGTCAACTTCAATCacatacataaacaaataagaaGAGTCGCTGATAAGTGGCTGGCTGGACTTGTTGATAGATTTCCACATCTATTATGGAATTGTCGG GTTCTTTGGTCGATGTTAGATATATTACAAGTACTGAGCTTCAGTTTGGACTTGGATGAAAATCAAGAGACGCCGCTACTTAAAGTACCGGATACTGACTTTACATTGCAACTCCAAGATACGCTGGAAGGGAGAgag AGTATTGTGAAAGACTTCGCAGACAGATGCCACGGGATCGTGCAAGAGGCTATGAAATGGGCGCCGCAGTCCACGAGGTCACATTTGCAGGAATATTTGAATCAG GTTCCCAATTCGACCCTCTGGCATCACTGCGGACTAGCCCTTGCAATAAATGCCTTACTGGGCGCAGCCGGTCTAAATAGAATGTCGGCCCCCCTACCACGAGCGGCGTTAGACAAACGACCACCCTGTGTCACGCAGGATTCAGCAGCGTTACTCGCTGTTGTATCGCAACGGAGTCGCTATGTTGGAGAG GTTGCTGGTTCAGTGTCAGCGGAAGGCGGTGGGGAAGCGGCCTTATGGCGCGTTGGGAGTCGATTACTCACAACATTAAAGGAGGCCAGTTCTAGTGGTAGTGAAACAGCCCACAGGATCGCTCTGTGGCGCTGCACGGCACTTCTAGTACACGCAACGACGTTCTCTACGGGCGCTAGTTCCGCGTCGTCGACCGCCCGGTCTTTATTGCATAGTGTTG CATGGTCACAAGTGGACATCTTCACGGAAGATGCAGTGACGTCAGCAGTGGAGTGTTGGCAATGGCTGACCACGTCCAGACCGGATTTAGAGTTGAGGCTTATGCAGGAAATATTTGCGGCTTGGCAAAGTACCGTTGATAGAAAAATGGGTCTTTTTTCCAAGCAAATTACGGAGATCAGTCCACTTGCAGCATATGaag gtGCCAAATTAGAACCACGTCCACCATTCGTAGCTCCGCATGGAGTGTGGGTGAGGTACTTGTGTGAAGTGGCAGAAACGGCTAAATACAACAGTTTGGAAAAAGTAGAGATGCTGGCCAGTCTTTTGCATAG aaCCCTACCAATTACAGTGGGTGATGTACGAGATCACATAAATAGACATGTCGATGCCGTTGGAGTACGATTCAA aCTTCTATCTTGCGGTCTGTCCCTACTGCAAGGTGACATTCTGCCTCGATCTCTTGCCCGGAATATCCTAAGAGAAAGAGTTTATAGCGCATGCCTCGACTACTTTTGTCGAGGCCTGCAATGCCCTTCAAAAGGTTCCAGAGAGTTAAGAGAAGACATAATTTCTCTTATTAAATTCTGGCAACTGATGCATTCCGACAAGAAATACTTGAAGAGCAGTGATATTGGAG cTGACTTTGAACTTATGCATGGACCGAGCAACCAGAGCCTCTATACATCAAATTCACCCACAGACAACAGATCTTCAGTGAACAGTAATGACATTGGAAATCGACAGACAACAGGCTGGATAAATAct GTTCCGATGTCGACAACGACATTGAGTAGTGGTGCGGGTAGCATCGCCGGAAAACGGTCCAATAGAAGTGTAAAGCCGCCAGCCAAGTCACAAGATCCCTTCGTGAAAGATTATGTTCGAAAACGAAACCTTATCCTGGAGTTAATG GCAGTAGAAATCGAGTTCCTAGTGACATGGCATAATCCTCACAGTAGACCCGAGCAAGCGATTCCGGGTGAGGATAATATAACAACGTGGAGATCCAAGCCAAATACAGAAAGGACGTGGCGGGATTACACGAAATTGGCTTGGGAAATAAGTCCAACTTTGGCTGTGTTCTTACCTGAAAG GTTGAAAAACGACAGTATAGTCTCAGAGATAAAGCGTAAAGTCCAGTCACACCCAACATCGGTGTGCCACGTGCCTCAAGCTCTTAAATATCTCGTCACTACTGAAACTCTACTCAATGATGCGCATGag CTCGTACATATGGTGACCTGGGCGCGAGTAAGTCCCGTTGAGGCTCTATCATACTTCAGTCGTCAATATCCACCACATCCGTTATCTGCTCAGGCGGCCGTGTCCACACTTACGTCCTACCCGTCTTCGGCAGTACTGCTGTACATTCCTCAGTTAGTACAGGCATTACGTCATGATACT ATGGGTTATGTTTCGGAACTAATAAAATCATTGGCAAAGAAATCTCAAGTTGTCGCTCATCAACTTATATGGAACATGCACACTAATATGTACACTGATGAAGAAATGCATAATAAAGACA ccgCATTATACGACATATTAGAGGCGTTAACCAAGAATATAGTGGATTGTCTTTCTGGGCCGGCTAAAGCATTCCATGAAAGGGAGTTTGATTTCTTTAgtcaaataacaaatattagtgGAATCATACGACCTTATCCTAAAGGAGCTGAAAGAAAAGCAGCGTGTTTGGAAGCCCTTAAGAATGTTAAG gtCCAACCCGGATGTTATCTGCCATCAAACCCCGACTCTATGGTCATTGACATAGACTATAAAAGCG GTACTCCTATGCAAAGTGCGGCTAAGGCTCCGTACTTAGCGCGGTTCAGAGTAAGAAAGTACGGAATATCCGAGATGGAAACTGTTGCTATGGCCATCGCCTCTGGGGAGGACCCACCCACT GAGGAAGGCAAAGACAGGTATACGTCAATAGCTCAGGAGACGTGGCAAGCGGCTATATTCAAAGTGGGCGACGATGTACGACAAGACATGCTCGCATTGCAAGTTATATCACTATTCAAGAATATCTTCCAACAAGTGGGGTTAAATCTCTATCTGTTTCCTTATAAAGTCGTTGCCACTGCGCCTGGG TGTGGTGTGATTGAATGTGTGCCAAATGCAAGATCTAGAGATCAATTAGGTAGACAGACAGACATCGGAATGTATGAATACTTTATTGCTACATATGGTGATGAGGCTACTAGAGAATTTCAG GCGGCGAGGCGTTGTTTTGTCACTTCAATGGCGGCGTACAGCGTGATAGGATTTCTCTTGCAGATCAAAGATCGACACAACGGTAACATCATGCTGGACACCGACGGTCATATTATACACATCG ACTTCGGCTTCATGTTCGAATCGTCACCAGGTGGAAATCTAGGCTTTGAGCCAGATATTAAATTGACAGATGAAATGGTTATGGTGATGGGTGGGAAAATGGAAGCACCCGCATTCCGGTGGTTCTGCGAGCTTTGTGTTCAAGCGTTCCTTGCTGTtag gccATACCAAGAAGCAATAATATCTATGGTATCGCTTATGCTAGATACAGGGTTACCATGCTTCAGAGGTCAGACTATTCGCCAACTACGATCACGCTTTGCGCCAAATTCTACAGAAAAAGAGGCGGCCGCGTACATGCAATCAGTTATAAGAAACTCCTTCCTCAACTTCAGAACGCGAACATACGAC